One genomic window of Pseudopipra pipra isolate bDixPip1 chromosome 17, bDixPip1.hap1, whole genome shotgun sequence includes the following:
- the ZHX3 gene encoding zinc fingers and homeoboxes protein 3 has translation MASKRKSTTPCMIPVKTLVLQETEQDAVEDDHEGTQQEAPVEGPSASDAGASNSSSGALSNGHRGAADSDTYICKSCDFGSQDVHQFFGHLDSEHSDFGKDPAFACVPCGFLANSHEGLSHHNAESHGGETGFVWRVAKQDGRTTVEQSLCEATSSHDLPGEVPEEGADGQSEIIITKTPIMKIMKGKPEAKKIHTLKESVSSQLGGESEVKDGEHSFPNGSVPVSQPTASSTKSSHIVNGSIIGNVPVLQAGVAQLVSLQQQPPLHQQLPTSKSLPKVMIPLSSIPTYNAAMDSNSFLKNSFHKFPYPTKAELCYLTVVTKYPEEQLKIWFTAQRLKQGISWSPEEIEDARKKMFNTVIQSVPQPTITVLNTPLVANPGSVPHLIQATLPGHVVGQPEGTGGLLVTQPIMANGLKGTSSSFTLAVTSVPKPQPAAQHSTVSSSSASGVKVVNSAQSLLTACPAISSQTFLDPNVYKNKKSHEQLSALKGSFCRNQFPGQAEVERLTKITGLSTKEIRKWFSDRRYHYRNVRGGRAVFPGDSALDSLPEITFDVPPRGAELSPAAAAATPAPQHPPRRQSWHQAPDFTPTKYKERAPEQLKALESSFAQNPLPAEEEVNRLRGETKMTRREIDSWFSERRKKKVAEENKKVEEATQQEEEEAENGGGEGEDSSDEQRAASENGSVDASGNNMNSAERKVSPIKINLKNLRVTESNGKNEVPGTGANEKGEGSSSRPPTPPKTKLNFKKTAQQRHLLKQMFVQTQRPTNQEYDAIVSQTGLPRAEVIRWFGDSRYGYKNGQLKWYENYRQGVFPPGLVEVSPASREVLEDYYEKHKGLREEDVPSLCERSRLGAQQLKVWFAMKAEEEGRGSGSEEACAGRAAGSRKGPSEAGAEASESSEAWEPVGPEGSAGTPDAPGPPPATRLETE, from the exons ATGGCTAGCAAAAGGAAATCCACAACTCCCTGCATGATACCAGTGAAAACACTGGTGCTTCAGGAGACCGAGCAGGACGCTGTGGAAGATGATCATGAAGGAACACAACAAGAGGCTCCCGTGGAAGGGCCGTCGGCGAGCGATGCTGGTGCCAGTAACAGCAGCAGTGGAGCTTTGTCCAACGGGCACCGCGGTGCTGCCGACAGCGACACTTACATCTGCAAGTCTTGCGACTTTGGATCCCAGGACGTTCATCAGTTCTTCGGGCACTTGGACTCCGAGCACTCGGACTTCGGCAAAGACCCCGCATTCGCGTGTGTGCCGTGCGGCTTCCTGGCCAACAGCCACGAGGGGCTCTCGCACCACAACGCGGAGTCGCACGGTGGCGAGACGGGCTTTGTCTGGAGGGTGGCTAAGCAGGACGGCCGTACCACCGTGGAGCAGAGTCTCTGTGAGGCCACCAGCAGCCATGACCTCCCAGGAGAGGTTCCTGAAGAAGGGGCAGATGGCCAGTCTGAAATCATCATTACCAAAACCCCCATCATGAAGATAATGAAAGGTAAACCCGAGGCCAAAAAAATCCACACGCTGAAGGAGAGTGTGTCAAGTCAGTTGGGCGGTGAGTCAGAGGTGAAGGATGGGGAGCATTCGTTCCCAAACGGGTCCGTGCCAGTCAGTCAGCCCACTGCAAGTTCAACAAAGTCATCCCACATAGTGAATGGCTCCATCATAGGAAACGTGCCTGTTCTGCAGGCAGGGGTTGCACAACTTGTGTCGCTGCAGCAGCAACCCCCGTTGCATCAGCAGCTGCCTACATCCAAGTCCCTTCCCAAGGTGATGATTCCCCTGAGCAGCATTCCAACGTACAATGCCGCCATGGACTCCAACAGCTTCCTGAAAAACTCTTTCCACAAGTTTCCCTATCCCaccaaagctgagctctgctACTTGACTGTGGTGACCAAGTACCCAGAAGAGCAGCTGAAGATCTGGTTCACTGCACAGAGGCTGAAGCAGGGCATCAGCTGGTCACCGGAGGAGATCGAAGATGCCAGGAAGAAGATGTTCAACACTGTTATTCAGTCCGTGCCACAACCCACCATTACAGTTTTGAACACCCCACTGGTTGCAAATCCTGGGAGTGTCCCCCATCTTATCCAGGCAACTTTACCAGGCCACGTGGTGGGGCAGCCAGAGGGGACGGGGGGGCTGCTGGTCACGCAGCCCATCATGGCAAATGGGTTGAAGGGCACCagctcctccttcaccttggcagtGACTTCTGTCCCCAAGCCACAGCCGGCGGCGCAGCACAGCACCGTGAGCTCCAGCAGCGCCTCGGGGGTGAAGGTGGTCAACAGCGCCCAGTCGCTGCTCACCGCCTGCCCTGCCATCTCCTCGCAGACCTTCCTGGATCCCAATGTCTACAAAAACAAGAAGTCCCACGAGCAGCTCTCAGCCCTTAAAGGCAGCTTCTGCAGAAACCAGTTCCCTGGTCAGGCTGAAGTGGAGCGGCTGACAAAGATCACGGGCTTGTCCACCAAGGAGATCCGAAAATGGTTCAGTGATAGGAGGTACCACTACAGGAACGTGAGAGGCGGCCGGGCCGTCTTCCCTGGAGACAGTGCTCTTGATTCCCTGCCCGAAATCACCTTCGATGTCCCGCCCagaggagctgagctgagccccgcggcggcggcggccacGCCGGCCCCTCAGCACCCACCGCGACGGCAGTCGTGGCACCAGGCGCCCGACTTCACCCCAACCAAATACAAGGAGCGGGCACCGGAGCAGCTGAAGGCCCTAGAGAGCAGTTTTGCCCAAAATCCTCTTCCTGCAGAGGAAGAGGTGAACCGCCTGAGGGGGGAAACGAAGATGACACGGAGGGAAATCGACAGCTGGTTctcagagaggaggaagaagaaggtggcggaggaaaacaagaaagtGGAAGAGGCGActcagcaggaagaggaggaggcagagaatGGCGGCGGAGAAGGGGAGGACTCCTCGGATGAGCAGAGAGCTGCAAGTGAAAACGGCTCAGTCGACGCCTCCGGCAACAACATGAACTCAGCAGAGCGGAAGGTGAGTCCCATCAAAATCAACCTGAAGAACCTGCGAGTGACCGAGTCCAACGGCAAAAACGAGGTACCGGGGACCGGCGCAAACGAGAAGGGGGAAGGCAGCTCCAGCCGGCCGCCCACCCCTCCCAAAACCAAACTGAACTTCAAAAAAACGGCCCAGCAGCGGCATCTGCTGAAGCAAATGTTCGTGCAGACCCAGCGTCCCACGAACCAGGAGTATGACGCCATCGTGTCCCAGACGGGCCTGCCGCGGGCCGAGGTCATTCGCTGGTTCGGGGACAGCCGGTACGGCTACAAGAACGGGCAGCTCAAGTGGTATGAGAACTACCGGCAGGGGGTCTTCCCCCCGGGGCTGGTGGAGGtcagccctgccagcagggaggtgctggaggacTACTACGAGAAGCACAAGGGGCTGCGGGAGGAGGACGTGCCCAGCCTGTGCGAGCGCTCCCGCCTCGGCGCCCAGCAGCTCAAGGTGTGGTTTGCCatgaaggcagaggaggaaggcaggggcTCTGGCTCGGAGGAGGCCTGTGCCGGCAGGGCCGCGGGGAGCCGCAAAGGGCCGAGCGAAGCCGGCGCGGAGGCGTCGGAGAGCAGCGAGGCGTGGGAGCCGGTCGGCCCGGAGGGCAGCGCAGGGACCCCCGAcgcccccggcccgccgcccgccACGCGGCTGG aaacagaGTGA